Proteins from a single region of Mucilaginibacter daejeonensis:
- a CDS encoding site-specific integrase, translating to MVGNLNIFFFLYRSRANRKETMPVFCRITLDGKRKQFSTGCFLREDDWNARKFMHTGNTAEAKHVNARFSAIRKHLLRSYDGLIRWHTAFTVDELFDHYSGKTVVASTILGLFDHHMAQIRELVGKDYSEATLVKFGLIKSHVAEFIKHHYRKPDLALSELRLGFLQDLDHYLKTQKKHNQNTVNKTIERVKKITKIAVAHGWLALDPFALFRKKRFVKEVVYLDGDELKILEEHELTERLSAVWDVFVFSCYTGLAYQEVSTLRLKHLKDDKKGGRWIEMVRQKTKRPVCVLLLPKALEILRSYGYPDNDGLLLPKISNQKLNAYLKELASKVGITKNLTHHIARKTFASTVLINNDVPVDVASFMLGHSRISTTEEFYAKVQRERVVSYMSKFSK from the coding sequence ATGGTAGGTAATTTGAACATTTTCTTTTTCTTGTACCGTTCGCGTGCGAACCGTAAAGAGACCATGCCCGTGTTTTGCAGGATAACATTGGACGGCAAGCGTAAACAGTTCTCTACAGGTTGCTTTCTCCGTGAGGACGATTGGAACGCCCGCAAGTTCATGCACACCGGGAACACCGCTGAGGCAAAACATGTCAATGCCCGTTTCAGCGCAATCCGAAAGCACCTGTTAAGGTCATATGATGGGCTGATCAGGTGGCATACCGCATTTACCGTGGATGAGCTGTTCGATCATTATTCCGGCAAGACCGTTGTGGCCAGCACCATACTTGGTTTATTCGACCACCATATGGCCCAGATCAGGGAACTGGTCGGCAAGGACTACTCGGAAGCTACCTTGGTTAAGTTCGGCCTGATCAAAAGCCACGTCGCGGAGTTCATCAAACATCATTACCGTAAACCTGACCTTGCTTTGAGCGAGCTTCGGTTGGGCTTTCTTCAAGACCTTGACCATTACCTGAAAACACAGAAAAAGCACAATCAGAATACGGTCAATAAGACCATTGAACGCGTTAAAAAGATAACGAAGATCGCTGTGGCACATGGCTGGTTAGCGCTTGACCCGTTCGCACTTTTCCGAAAGAAACGCTTTGTGAAAGAGGTGGTGTACCTCGACGGCGACGAATTAAAGATCCTGGAAGAACACGAACTGACAGAAAGGTTAAGCGCGGTATGGGATGTTTTCGTCTTCAGTTGCTACACAGGTTTGGCCTATCAGGAGGTTTCGACGCTTCGGTTGAAGCATCTGAAAGATGACAAGAAAGGAGGGCGATGGATCGAGATGGTCAGGCAAAAGACCAAACGTCCTGTTTGCGTGCTGTTACTGCCTAAAGCGTTGGAGATCTTAAGGTCGTACGGCTATCCTGATAATGATGGTTTGTTGCTCCCAAAGATCTCCAATCAAAAGCTGAACGCTTATCTCAAGGAACTGGCTTCGAAGGTCGGTATCACTAAGAACCTCACCCACCATATCGCCAGGAAGACCTTTGCCTCCACCGTGCTGATCAATAATGATGTGCCGGTGGATGTTGCTTCCTTCATGCTCGGCCATAGCCGTATATCAACTACCGAGGAGTTCTACGCGAAAGTGCAGCGCGAACGGGTGGTATCGTATATGAGCAAGTTCTCTAAATAA
- a CDS encoding DUF3320 domain-containing protein, with protein sequence MTLLQMLESIKAKLESSRKELLDLGLRNPLLNYKTPKGKGLKIVQERSEFIFDILARQNKAMTFLGIPEKKGNKGNQEAVEDDTEVPELAQPTEESYQDTKLQTSETEQKLQTRLLNTYYFSRTSIEEQGVNILYLALGMLKWYEQGNTETPRYAPLLLIPVELERSSAQERFRLKYTGSDIGANLSLQAKMKADFNLSIPDLPDSEDMNVNSYFKLIEDHIAKEQLWSVENDEIELGFFSFGKFMIYNDLDAAKWPDTHQPGSHENILALFETGFQSDYQPDDEDNKDLDEETNANALFKVVDADSSQMQAILAVNEGHDLVIQGPPGTGKSQTITNIIADAIGQGKKVLFVAEKMAALEVVKRRLDSVQLGEACLELHSHKANKRDLLEELKRVMELGRPSVNQLEQEVQQLANSRDELNSYCNAVNTAIAGSGLSTNQVIGYLLQIDKVVGQQHLLKISLPDIDHWNAEKIREASAICDRLQARLSDIGTPQNLLFWGSEITVLLPHEKGPVLEQVRQAGQAVTALRELSERVQTSTGLGLADDGNSLNFLITELEVASKAPDLTGLDIGSDVWLLKKQDIRDLIDIGQALDLLYKDHKDKLMPEAWSQDILDIRQNLVAHGKKWYKFLIGSYGQANQRLASFLKVGLPDELSEKLKIVDTISEARRMENEMAALEPLAASLFGSRWLKQRSEWASLSRAAEYLADVHQRFAETRISRQLFEFLKHNDAATSAADLLSEFKQHAANIESQRIATFATLKLNESRGVKQSEIAAMTFRAQSAFWLKRAERFAELQLVIDWNNLAQAASQAGFDFLVDVSTGWEFAAQWLKTSLLKTWYEYLIEQAFKLNPALTQFERVSHESVIDQFKRLDQLNLVYNRARVALKHWENIPKQQAGGQVNVLRTEFNRRARHMAIRKLVEEAGAAMQAIKPVWMMSPMSIANFLPPGSIQFDLVIFDEASQVRPVDALGAIMRGKQLVVVGDTKQLPPTSFFDKLNTDVEDEDNQTADMQSILGMCDGQGAPSSMLKWHYRSRHESLITLSNHEFYENKLVIFPSPGSRQSLGLRFHHLSDAVYDRGKTRTNPVEAEKVAQAVIAHAKQSPELSLGVVAFSTSQMQAIQAALELQRRHHPEVETFFKNHPHEPFFIKNLENVQGDERDVIYISIGYGRIDNGTVPMSFGPLNNEGGERRLNVLITRAKMRCEVFTNITSADIRVTENAKFGIRALKSFLYFAQYAKFEQNSEPIVTEIRPFEDEVANQLTALGYIVRSKVGSAGFYLDLAIVDEHNPGRYIIGIECDGQNYAKARSATDRDRLREQVLEMFGWSIYRVWSTDWYRNPERELKRLIEAIEQAKAVTATVDQEIKVYEEEQRLLEREKVEEISTKITYYQQATLPAAIGYQEMHLHSFGNLAAWITEVVKVESPVHFDEMARRMVEAAGLSKVGSRIKYTLTQACNFSEQNGLIKMKGEFLWHNEMEEPVIRDRSQLPASSRRLQIIAPEELNLAIKQVVSEAIAITDEAAATLVAKLFGFSRVTEEMKLILMESIKIAEHNGTVKKENGFLKQC encoded by the coding sequence TTGACCTTATTACAAATGCTGGAATCTATAAAAGCGAAGCTTGAATCTTCACGTAAGGAGTTATTGGATCTTGGTTTAAGAAATCCTCTCCTCAACTATAAAACGCCTAAAGGGAAAGGACTTAAAATAGTTCAGGAAAGATCTGAATTCATCTTTGATATTCTTGCAAGGCAGAATAAGGCCATGACCTTTTTAGGAATACCGGAAAAGAAAGGCAACAAAGGTAATCAAGAAGCAGTGGAAGATGACACTGAAGTGCCTGAGTTGGCTCAACCAACTGAGGAATCTTATCAGGACACCAAATTACAAACAAGCGAAACAGAGCAGAAACTACAAACAAGGTTACTAAATACTTATTATTTCTCACGCACCAGCATTGAAGAGCAAGGTGTCAATATACTTTACCTGGCTCTCGGTATGCTTAAATGGTATGAGCAGGGTAATACAGAGACGCCGCGGTATGCACCACTGTTGCTTATTCCAGTAGAGCTTGAACGTTCAAGCGCACAAGAACGTTTCCGTTTAAAATATACAGGGAGCGACATCGGTGCAAATTTATCATTGCAGGCCAAAATGAAGGCTGATTTTAATTTATCGATCCCCGATCTACCTGATTCGGAGGATATGAATGTTAACTCTTATTTTAAGTTGATAGAAGATCATATTGCGAAAGAACAACTATGGTCTGTAGAGAATGACGAAATCGAACTTGGCTTTTTCTCTTTTGGCAAATTCATGATCTATAATGATCTTGATGCTGCTAAATGGCCGGATACCCACCAGCCAGGATCACATGAGAACATATTAGCATTATTTGAAACTGGTTTTCAGTCAGACTATCAACCTGATGATGAAGACAACAAAGACCTCGATGAAGAAACGAACGCAAACGCGTTATTTAAAGTAGTTGATGCCGACAGTTCACAGATGCAGGCTATCCTTGCAGTTAATGAAGGGCATGATCTGGTTATACAAGGCCCTCCCGGCACAGGGAAATCACAAACCATAACTAACATTATAGCCGACGCTATCGGTCAAGGTAAAAAGGTTTTGTTTGTCGCTGAGAAAATGGCGGCTCTCGAAGTTGTTAAGCGCCGATTGGATTCTGTTCAGCTTGGAGAAGCTTGTTTAGAATTACATAGTCATAAAGCCAATAAGCGTGACCTATTGGAGGAACTGAAACGAGTTATGGAACTGGGAAGGCCGTCCGTTAACCAGTTGGAACAAGAAGTTCAACAACTGGCCAATTCCCGCGATGAATTAAACAGTTATTGCAATGCAGTGAACACAGCTATTGCCGGTAGCGGTTTGAGCACTAATCAGGTTATCGGGTACTTGTTGCAAATTGACAAAGTGGTCGGTCAGCAACACCTGCTCAAAATATCCCTTCCTGATATTGACCATTGGAACGCTGAGAAGATCCGCGAGGCATCTGCTATCTGCGATCGTCTTCAAGCCAGGCTTAGTGATATTGGCACCCCTCAAAATCTATTGTTTTGGGGCAGTGAGATCACCGTATTGTTACCACATGAAAAAGGCCCCGTTTTAGAACAAGTAAGGCAGGCCGGTCAGGCGGTTACAGCGTTGCGTGAATTATCAGAAAGAGTACAAACTTCTACCGGACTTGGACTTGCCGACGACGGTAACTCGTTGAATTTTTTAATTACCGAATTAGAAGTGGCATCTAAAGCTCCTGATCTTACGGGTCTTGATATAGGCAGTGATGTATGGCTGCTGAAGAAACAGGATATTCGTGATTTAATAGACATAGGGCAAGCACTTGACCTGCTATACAAAGATCATAAAGACAAGCTTATGCCGGAGGCGTGGTCGCAGGATATTCTGGACATTCGTCAGAATTTGGTAGCGCACGGCAAAAAATGGTATAAGTTTCTGATAGGTAGTTATGGCCAGGCAAATCAACGGCTGGCATCATTTTTAAAGGTTGGTCTACCGGATGAACTTTCTGAGAAATTAAAGATAGTTGATACGATCTCTGAGGCCAGGCGTATGGAAAATGAGATGGCTGCGTTAGAACCATTAGCGGCATCCCTATTCGGTAGTCGTTGGTTAAAACAAAGGTCGGAATGGGCGTCTTTAAGTCGTGCGGCTGAATATCTTGCCGATGTACATCAGCGGTTTGCTGAAACCCGGATCAGTCGTCAGTTATTTGAGTTTTTAAAACACAATGATGCTGCCACCAGTGCTGCTGATCTTTTGAGTGAATTTAAGCAACATGCAGCCAATATCGAATCACAACGGATAGCAACATTTGCCACGCTAAAACTCAATGAGTCGAGGGGCGTAAAGCAATCAGAAATAGCTGCAATGACCTTTCGTGCGCAGTCGGCATTCTGGTTAAAACGTGCCGAAAGATTTGCGGAACTACAATTGGTTATTGATTGGAATAATCTTGCTCAGGCAGCAAGCCAGGCCGGGTTTGATTTTCTAGTTGATGTATCAACCGGTTGGGAGTTTGCCGCGCAATGGTTAAAAACCTCTTTATTGAAGACATGGTATGAATACCTGATCGAGCAGGCCTTTAAACTAAATCCGGCGCTAACCCAATTTGAACGGGTTAGCCATGAAAGCGTCATTGATCAGTTCAAACGGCTTGACCAACTTAACTTAGTTTATAACAGGGCGCGGGTTGCTTTAAAACATTGGGAAAACATCCCCAAACAACAGGCTGGCGGCCAGGTCAACGTTTTGAGAACTGAATTTAATAGACGTGCGCGCCATATGGCCATACGAAAGTTGGTTGAAGAAGCTGGGGCTGCTATGCAAGCCATAAAGCCAGTATGGATGATGAGTCCAATGTCTATCGCCAATTTTCTTCCGCCGGGGAGTATACAGTTCGATCTCGTCATTTTTGACGAGGCAAGCCAGGTGCGACCTGTTGATGCTTTAGGTGCTATTATGCGCGGGAAGCAACTGGTGGTTGTCGGTGATACGAAACAATTGCCGCCAACCAGTTTCTTTGATAAGCTGAACACCGATGTAGAGGATGAAGATAATCAAACTGCTGATATGCAGAGCATTCTCGGTATGTGTGATGGCCAAGGGGCACCGAGCAGTATGCTGAAATGGCATTATCGTAGCCGCCATGAGTCGCTGATCACTTTATCAAACCATGAGTTTTACGAAAATAAATTAGTGATATTCCCAAGTCCTGGTTCACGCCAAAGCCTTGGATTACGTTTTCATCACCTTTCAGACGCCGTATACGATCGTGGAAAAACACGTACTAACCCGGTAGAAGCAGAGAAAGTTGCTCAAGCGGTCATTGCCCATGCCAAACAGTCTCCTGAGCTAAGTTTAGGCGTTGTGGCTTTTAGTACCTCGCAAATGCAGGCCATACAAGCAGCATTAGAATTACAACGCCGTCACCACCCCGAAGTAGAAACATTTTTTAAAAATCATCCACACGAGCCGTTCTTCATAAAAAATCTGGAGAATGTTCAGGGTGATGAGCGTGATGTGATCTATATAAGTATCGGCTACGGGCGGATAGACAATGGTACTGTACCTATGAGTTTCGGCCCACTAAACAATGAGGGCGGCGAACGACGGTTGAATGTACTGATCACAAGAGCGAAGATGCGGTGTGAGGTGTTCACTAATATTACTTCGGCAGATATACGTGTTACTGAAAATGCGAAATTTGGCATCCGTGCTTTAAAAAGCTTCTTGTATTTCGCGCAGTACGCAAAATTTGAGCAAAACAGCGAGCCAATAGTAACAGAAATAAGGCCATTTGAAGATGAGGTAGCAAACCAGTTGACCGCTTTGGGATATATTGTAAGAAGTAAGGTTGGGTCGGCAGGCTTTTATCTTGACCTTGCTATTGTTGACGAACATAACCCCGGGCGTTATATTATTGGAATTGAATGTGACGGGCAAAATTACGCCAAAGCCAGATCTGCTACAGACCGTGACCGTTTGCGGGAACAGGTACTGGAAATGTTTGGTTGGAGCATCTATCGAGTGTGGAGCACAGACTGGTACCGAAATCCCGAACGTGAACTAAAACGTCTGATTGAAGCTATTGAACAAGCTAAAGCCGTAACGGCCACTGTAGATCAGGAAATAAAAGTTTATGAGGAAGAGCAACGGCTTTTAGAGCGTGAGAAGGTTGAGGAAATAAGTACAAAGATCACTTACTATCAGCAAGCAACCCTGCCAGCCGCCATCGGTTATCAAGAAATGCATTTGCACTCTTTCGGTAATTTGGCAGCCTGGATCACCGAAGTAGTAAAAGTTGAAAGCCCTGTGCATTTTGATGAAATGGCCCGGCGTATGGTGGAAGCAGCAGGTTTATCAAAA
- a CDS encoding HEPN domain-containing protein, with translation MFLLEHERKNRFERNVVIPEKQLAEEKATWDHYPANLYDKQIADPFIVVKQLFNEFSLAVYRDHLFEWLLMAMSETSNYEPELTAEEVIGVYEHMIKLYDAAWIVYQRQSDEPKRIKSIIQRSKAALDTVTLETAPPKETALTSDPDVMAIPEGRPDIKQPRYFLRTLYPEPTPAEILALQKVKDFILERFPTVQAIYFLGSTTAPYICYLLLLVADEEKREEGHLSTIIEDHLRFLSHAHIILHKSSSAIENSANQGRFWDDTFERAYLVYKDEALEVTDNGIHPDGLTLLSVTFFWHRWGKQGKDLLRGAKFYLKIGNYRLAAFSLHKATEMLLKGIIHSVTGYRIQMHNLSRLLRFTLLFTTALKEVFELNTREGVREFTFLRTAYKRSYYGDTFDPDQLRIRALYKKIEQLYRTTEAVYQRYHDSLEKD, from the coding sequence ATGTTCTTACTCGAACATGAACGCAAGAATCGATTCGAAAGAAATGTTGTCATCCCCGAAAAGCAACTCGCCGAGGAGAAAGCAACATGGGATCACTACCCGGCAAATCTGTATGATAAGCAGATAGCCGACCCATTCATCGTGGTGAAGCAATTGTTCAACGAATTCAGCCTCGCCGTATACCGCGATCATCTTTTTGAGTGGTTGTTAATGGCGATGAGCGAAACTTCGAACTATGAACCTGAACTTACTGCCGAAGAAGTGATCGGTGTGTATGAGCACATGATCAAGCTGTACGATGCGGCCTGGATAGTTTACCAGCGCCAAAGCGACGAGCCCAAAAGAATAAAGTCGATCATCCAACGGTCAAAGGCCGCATTGGATACGGTCACGCTCGAAACAGCGCCACCGAAGGAGACCGCACTTACCAGCGACCCCGATGTGATGGCCATTCCCGAAGGAAGACCAGACATTAAGCAGCCAAGATACTTCCTGCGCACGTTATACCCCGAACCAACGCCTGCCGAGATACTTGCGTTGCAAAAAGTAAAAGATTTCATCCTGGAACGTTTCCCCACCGTTCAGGCCATTTACTTTTTAGGCAGTACAACGGCACCCTATATCTGCTATTTGCTATTACTCGTAGCTGATGAAGAAAAGCGCGAGGAGGGGCATCTGAGCACGATCATCGAGGACCATTTGAGATTCCTGTCCCATGCACATATCATCCTGCATAAAAGTTCGAGCGCGATCGAGAACAGCGCGAACCAGGGCCGTTTTTGGGATGATACTTTCGAGCGTGCCTATTTGGTGTACAAGGACGAGGCTTTGGAGGTAACGGACAACGGGATACATCCCGATGGCTTAACGCTATTATCCGTTACCTTCTTTTGGCACCGCTGGGGCAAACAAGGGAAAGACCTGCTTAGAGGAGCTAAGTTCTATTTGAAGATAGGCAATTATCGTTTAGCAGCGTTCAGCCTCCACAAGGCTACCGAAATGCTGCTGAAAGGGATCATACATTCAGTGACCGGGTACCGTATCCAAATGCATAACCTTTCAAGACTGCTTCGCTTCACTTTGCTCTTTACTACAGCACTTAAAGAGGTTTTCGAGTTGAACACGCGGGAAGGTGTACGTGAATTTACTTTTCTGAGAACAGCGTACAAGCGTTCGTACTACGGTGACACCTTCGACCCTGATCAACTTCGGATAAGAGCACTTTACAAAAAGATCGAACAACTTTACCGAACTACTGAAGCCGTCTACCAGCGATATCATGACAGTTTAGAAAAGGATTGA